AGGATGCTGGACTCGAAGAAAAAGTGATAAGTGATTTCGAGGTTCAAAGTCCGTTTACCAAGAAGGCAATCGAAGTTCCAATCGGTTATCAAAATGGCCGTTTTAATTTGGTGAAACCAGTACCGTTCGAAGCGGAAAATTCACAGCTGGCCTATAATACCGCGTGTCGGTATGCCGTTGAAGGGCAATCGCTTTACGAACACCGAGACCCAACTCGCGGTGATTTGCAGTTAGTTGTCGTGGGCAAATTCCGATCAAAAGATCGAGAGTCTCCGTTGCTTGTTAGGAAGGTTTTAGAAGAGCACAAGGTAAGACTCTACCAATTTTCGGCATTGCCTGAGTTGGTCGCCGAAATTCGTCGAACGGCCAAGAAAATCTCTAACAAGCCAAACTGGTAGTTTTCGTTTATGCAATACTATCTCTGTTTGCGAGCGGCCGTTCTTCGGCCTGGCCGGTGACCGACAACCGGCTTTTTAGGTTTTCCGCGAAAATGATCCCCTTCGCGTTCGCGAACTTCTTCGTTTGCCTTGCGGCGGCCATCCTCGAACAACTCCGCTGCACTGTCCAGCAGTTGTTGCTTCCAAGCCGCCACCTGGCTGGCATGCACTTGGAACTGGGAGGCCAACTCGGCCGTCGTCTGCTGCTCACGAACCGCCGCCAAGGCCACCTTCACCTTGAAGGCGCCACCAAACGCCCGCCGCTTCCTGGTCACTGCTAAACCTCCAGTTCAATACCCTACCAACAGGAGTTATGCCTATCTTATTGAACTGTCGTTTTGGAGGCCCACCTCACACAACTATTGACAATAAATCCAATAGATATTTTTACGCCACATCGATTAGCTCTTGCACCGCAGGGAAACCATACTTCGCTCCGCCGGTGTGGATCGTGACATTTGGCAGGGGTTGGCAGATGCCGGAGCTGTGGGTGTGGCCGCAGTAGACGGTGAGGTGGCGGTGCGGATGGCGGCGCATCGTTTCTAGAATGACGTCGCCGAGGGCGCGGCAGGTGAAGTGGGGGGCCCATTCGTCGTCGGAGAGTTGGCCTTCGTGCCAGCAGGCTTCGCGGAGCGGCGGGACGTGCGTGGCGAGAATCACATTCTGATAGGCGGCAAGGGCGGGGGGCAAGATCGTTCGGACGTGGTCGGCCGCTTCGTCGCCGAGTCGCTGGAGTTTCGCCCAGCGATCGCGCTTGGAATACGGGGCCAGTTCCTCGATCAGCCGGTAGTCGTTCATCATGACATACGATGTTTCGTAGTTGCCCAGCCGCGCGTCGGCCCAGCCATCATCGCCCACCAGGGCGGTGGCTTCGGTCAGCGGCACGACGCTGCTTGCGGTCAGATAGACCAAATTCGGCCGCCGCTGCTGTAATCTGGCCGCGGCTTGGCGGACTTCAGCAATCGACCCGCCGTAGAAGTCGTGATTGCCCAGAACGAAATAGATCGGCCGCCGCAGCGCGTCGTCGATGCGCTCCAGCCACGGCACGAGGCTGCGAGCTTCGCCGATGTCGCCGGTGAGCACGATGGCGTCCGCCTGCGTTTCCCGCACTGCGGCGAAAAACCGTTCGGCGGTCGCCAGGTCGAGGAAGTTCAGGTGAATATCGGTAAGCCAGGCGAATCGCATGCGACGGGGAGCGGATTGAAGGGACGAGGGGCGAATGTTTGGCGCACCGGCGACTGGAAGCCGCCAGTGTGGAACTCTCGCGAGTATAGCGTTGAGAACCTCATCTTGCATCGTCGTCGTTTGCGACGTTGAATAGTCGCCATGCAGATTGTTGCATCTTCCCCGGAAAATCCTCGAACCGCCGGCCCGCACCGCGAGCTGACGCTGCTCGACGCCACTTCGGTCGCGGTGGGAATAATCATTGGCTCGGCGATTTACCAGCTCAGCCCGACGGTAATCGCGTCGGTGCCGAATCTGGCAGCGCTGCTGCTGGTGTGGATCGCGGGAGGGCTGATCGCGCTGGTCGGCGCGCTCACCTATGCCGAACTAGCTTCCGCTTATCCCGAAGACGGCGGCGATTACATCTATCTGCGGCGAGCGTTCGGCAAACGACTGGCCTTTGTTTATGCGTGGTCGGAACTGCTGGTGATCCGCCCCGGCTCGATGGGAACGATGGCCTATGTATTTGCCGAGTATCTACAGGAACTGCTGCAGATTCCCGCAATGGCTCGAGTTCCAGGGAACCTATCCGCAGTATTCTGGGCCGTGGTTGCAATCCTGGCGATGTCGCTGGTCAACCGTGCGGGCGTCAAACAATCGAAGTGGACGCAATATGGGCTTACATCCGCCAAGCTGATCGGTTTGTTCGCAATTTTTGTCGCCGCGCTGATCGGACCAGGGCAGAATGTGCCGCTTCCCGATTTGACGCTGCCGCCGCGCAGCACCAACATCCATCGGGCGATGATCTTGATCGTGTTCGCCTACGGCGGTTGGAACGACATTGTATTTGTCGCCGCGGAAACGCATGAGCCGCGGCGAAACATCCCCCGAGCGCTGCTGCTGTCGCTGGGAATAGTCGCGGTCGTCTATTTGGCGACAAATTTTGCGTTCATTCACACGTTGGGCTACGAACTAGCGGCGCAATCGAAGCAAATCGCCGCCCGAATGATGGAAGTGCGATTTGGCGAATTTGGCAGTCGGTTCGTCAGCGGATTAATTTGCGTTTCGGCGCTCGGCGCGATCAACGGCATGATTCTCACGCGCTCGCGGATCTACACGGCCGTTGGCCGAGATTATCCCAGACTCGCCAATTTAGCGACGTGGAACCCGCGAACCGGCGCGCCCGAACCGGCAATCCGCTTGCAAACCTTGGCGACGCTGGCGCTGGTGATGGTGCTGGGACTGGTGAGCCGTGGGTTCGAAAGCATGGTGGTGTTCACGACTCCTGTTTTTTGGTTCTTCTTGTTGTTGGTCGGCGTTTCACTTTTTGTCCTGCGGCGAACCGACCCTCATACGCCGCGGCCATATCGAGTGATCGGCTACCCGGTGGTGCCGATCCTTTTTTGCCTCTCGTGCGTATGGGTATTCTGTGCGGCGGTGGGATTCGCGATCTTCAACAGCTCGTACGAAGCGCTGTGGTCGATCGGCGTGGTCGCGGCCGGGTTTTGGATTGCGTATGCGTGGCTCCCCAGTCGGCCGGCGACAGTGCCGTCCGCCGAGGAAACCTCATTGCGGCAGGATATTGAGCCGGAGTAGTGGAGGCCGATTGTCACTTTTTCGGCGGCCGCTGGAGCGCGGCAATGCGTCGCCATTTCGCCGCAGGAGGACGAAAAAAAGCAACGCGATCCGCAAAGGCTCGATTGCACCAAGCCGGCGATCGCCCGTTGGAATGGGAGTGTGATTTCGGCTCAGGTTTCGCGGAAAAAATGTAGCGTCGGCCGGTGTCGGTCGCTCGGTATTTTCCCGAGAAAACGGCTGCGAACAGGCGTCGCGGCGGGCAGCGAACCGGGTCTCGGATCGGCGAAGAAACGATGCATCCCGTTATCGCTGGAACATGGGTCGAAACGCGTCCTAACATCGATCGCGAAGCCCAGCATGGCACTGGATTTGCAAAACTTCGCGTGGATGCCGCCAGATTCACCGTTCGGGTGGGTCTGGGCAAACCTCCGCCGCCGGGTGACATTGGGCGGGCAAACGGTTGAACCCCGAGGAAAAGCGATTATGATGGAACCCTAGGCAAGGCTCAGACCGGCTTGGTTCCCGGGCTGCGGGATTCTCGTCTTTTGAAGATACCAGGCCAAACAAATTCCAAAGTAGACGCAATCGAGTGAATTCTGCTTGGAGTGATTTCTCATCAGGGAATTACGTGCAGGAAGCGTTGGTTGTCAGATTGTACACCTGAGACGAGGCAACTTTTATGGGTTTCCGGTCATGGCGCCCGATTCGAACCAATTCTAAGAAGCAACTTCAACGGCGGAACGAAAAGCGGCGGCGCGGCTACGTCGCTCGGCAATACGAGCACTTGCTGTTTGAACCGTTGGAATGGCGACAATTGCTGACGGTGACGCTAGCGCCCATCGCGGGCAGCGACGCGGGGGGCGTGTTCAAAATCCCCTCCGGCAAGGTTCTCTATGTGCCGCTGACAGGCGCCGACACGGGCAACACGGTCAGCTATTCGGCGACGAGCAGCGATTCGCAGGTGCAGGTCCACGTCATGGACGGTAATCCGACGTTGCAGCTTCAGGTTCACGGCACACGCAGCGGCGGCGCGACCTTCTCTGGGACGTTGAACATCGAACTGTTCGATAATCTTGCGCACGACACGGTGCAGACGATTTCGAATCTGGTGAACTCAGGCGTTTACAACGGCAAACAGTTTTATCGCATTGTGCCGAACTTTGTCATTCAAGGAGGCTTGCAAGGTTCGCCCGCGGAGCCGCAGTTTCCCGACGAATTCAATGCGCTGCTCTCGTTCAATAGCCCCGGCCTGTTGGCGATGGCCAATCCCGGCAACCCCGACAAGAATACGTCGGAATTCTTTGTTACGGATATCGATCTGCCGCTGTCGAGCGATCCGCAGCATCTCAATTTCCGCCACAACATTTTCGGTCAGTTGACGAGCGGATTCAATACTTATCAGGACATCATGAATGCGCAGGGAATTACCTCGGATAATTCCACTCCCAGCCCGGCCGTGATCATCGATTCCGCAACCATCGTCGGCGGTGGCGATCAAAGCGCCGTGCTGCAAGTCATCGTGCCGAACGATTTCACCGGCGTTTCGTCGATCAACGTCACCGCAACATCGTCCGACACGAGCACGGCAGCACAGTCGTTCAACATCAATGCCGCGCCGGCCACGACTCCCACCGACTCACAGCCGATCATCCTCGCCCCCGTAACCGACAAGCTCACCACGACCAACGCGCCGATCAGTTTTCCCATTTCCGCCAGCGTGCTATCGGGAGTGACGCTCGATAGCACCCCCTTTTCCGTCACCGGATCCGATGAATTTCGGTCGACACCGCAACATGTGACCGTGCAAGTGACTCCGGGCGCCAATAACACGGCGACGGTAACGCTGACGCCGGCCGCCGGCTTTACCGGCTCGATCGATTTGGTGCTTCACGCCGACGACAGTGCCCTTAATTATCACGACGCAATGCGGTTTGCACTGAATGTCGTCGCCCCCGTTGCGATGACTTCGCATACCAACCCCGTCAATGTATCTACCGGGCCAACTGCTTCAGTAGGCGGCACGGGTGAGCCAGACGCCACGATCTCTGTCGTGGTCAGCGACGGCACGCATTCGACGAATCCACAAACGACCACTGTCGCGCAAGACGGAACGTGGTCGATCGGCGGTATCAACCTGAGTTCATTCGACTCAGGGAACATCACCTACACGGCAACCGACACGACAAACAATACGACACCGGCCACCGCCAGCGCCGTGTTCGATGTCACCTCGCCCACCGTCGTGATCTCTCCCGTTGGCCCGATCAATAACACCAACGTAGCCAATTTCACGGTGAACGGCACCGGCGAAGTCGGCTCTACCATTTCGCTCGTGGTCAGCGATGGATCCACGACGGCCGGTCCGTTGACTACGACGGTCAACGACGCAGGAAATTGGACGATCTCCAACATCAATCTGACCAGCTTGCTCGATGGAACGATCACGATGACCGCCACGGCGACGGATGCCGGCGATAATTCGGCCCAAGACAGCGAAATCGTCACCAAAGACGTCGTCGCCCCCGACGTTTCGATTACGACCGCCTCCAATCCGATCACGCTGGAAAACATAACCACCGCGTCAATCAGCGGCACCGGCGAAGTCGACGCGACGATCACCCTGGTCATCACCGACGGCACGCACTCGACCGATCCCCTGACGACAACGGTCGCCGGCAATGGCACATGGTCGTTCGCGGGCGTCGATCTCAAGGATTTGGACGATGGGACCATCACCTATCAGGCGACCGCCGCGGACGCCGCCGGCAACGAAGCCAGCGATACGTCGGATGCGGTCAAGTTGGCGGTGGCTGTGACGGCGTTTACCAATCCGATCAATCTTGCCAACGTCGCGAGCGCATCGATCGGCGGCACTGGCGCAGCCGATGTGGAAATCTCCGTCGAAATCAGCGACGGCAATGCCGGCCATACCCCGATTACCGAGACGGCGACGATCGGCAGCAACGGGCTTTGGTCGATCACAGGCATCGATCTGTCGGCATTGGACGACGGCACGATCACCTACAAGGTGACCGCCACCGATGCCGAGGAAAACTCCGTCGAGTTGACGCGCACCGCGCTCATGGATGTCGTCGCTCCGGCCATCGCCATCACCGGCGTCACCAATCCCATCAATGCCAGCAACGCCAGCAACGTGGTGGTTAGTGGCACGACGGACGTCGGCGCGACCGTCGTCGTCAAGGCGAGCATCAACGGCAACGAGACTGGGACTGTCAACGCAACGGTCGATTCCAACGGCCAATGGACCGCCACGATCGACGTCGGCTCGTTGGCCGACGGCACGCTCTCGTTCACGGCGACGGCCACGGACGCCGTCGCCAATTCCGCGGCCGATACTGAAACGGCCGCCAAAGACACGGTCGCCCCAGTCGTCACGATTAGTTCGGCGACCGATCCTATTACGTCGGGCAACCAATCCAACGCATCGATTAGTGGAAACGTTACCGGCACCGGCAGTGAAGCGACGACAATCACGGTCGTCATTAACGACAACGACGGATCGACGCCGGCCGTCACCCGCACCGCAACTGTCAGCAGCGATGGAAGTTGGTCGATCACGGACGTCGATCTTACTTCGCTCGATGACGGCCAAATCACTTACTCCGTCACCGCCGCGGACGTCGCCGGCAACGCAAGCGCTCCGGCCACTCTCAACGCCGTAAAGAGCGTCGCCGACAACAGCCTTTCAGGCTTTGCCTACGTCGATGCCGATGGCGACAAACAGAAAGACACGAACGAGGCGATCCTTGGGGGCATCTTGGTTACGCTGCTGGGGGTCGATCCCGGCGGCAATCCCATCCCTTCGCAAACCACGACGACCGCCAGCGACGGATCGTATCACTTCGACAATCTGCCCGCGGGAACCTACACCCTGCGCGAAGCTCAACCCAGCCAGTTTAAGAGCAGCGGTGCCACCGCCGGCAATTTGGGCGGCCAAGCGGCGATCGATATAATCACGCAGATCGTCATTTCCGGCGGCCAAGATGGAACCGACTACAATTTCGGCGAAAAAGGCCTGAAATCGTCCTTGGTAACCATCAACGACTTTCTCGCTTCGACGCCGCCGGCTCAGGAGCGCTACAACAACGCCGTCGCCAACGGCACAAGCACGGCCACGGTCGAATCGATCGCCAAGCTCGATGCCGATCCCGCCAACGGCAGCCAGGTGCGATACACGGTGACGTTCAATCGGAACGTCAGCGGCGTCGATGCCGCCGATTTCCAAGTGATCGCGCCCGGCAACCATGTCACCGGCGCTTCGATCGCCAGCGTGAGCGGCAGCGGCAAGACATACACCGTCACGGTCAACACCGGCACGGGCAGTGGCATGCTCGGTCTGGCGCTGCGAGACAACGATTCGATTCTGGACAGCAACAGTGGGAAGCTCGGCGGCACTGGCACGGGCAACGGCGATTTTGTTGCCCCCTATTACAACGTCTCTAAAGCGCTCAACGTCTCCATCGACCAACCGGCCGCGATCAATTCCGCGAACCAACACAACATCAGCGCCAGCGGCACGGCCGAAGCGAATTCGACCGTCAAGCTCACCATCAGCAATGGAGCGAATTCGCTGGCGGAGCGGCAAACCACCGCCAACAACAGCGGCAATTGGACGATCTCGAATATCGACGTTTCGACACTGCCTGAGGGCACGATCACGTTTTCCGCCACCGCCACCGTCGGTTCGGTCACTTCGGCTCCGGCGACCAAGACGACGTCGAAAGACACCGTTGCGCCGGCCGTTGCAATCACATCGGCGACCAATCCGATCGGCGACGCTCAAGATCAGAATGTGAATGTGAGCGGCACGGTTGAAGTAGGCTCGACCGTTTCCGTTGTGGCCACCGATGGCACGACCACCACCTCGGCCGTGTCGGCCACCGTCGATGCGAGTGGAAACTGGTCCATCGCCGGCTTCAATGTAAGCAGTTTGCAGGATGGTTCGATCACGTTCACGGCCACGGCCACCGATGCCGCGGGCAACACGGCAACCGGCTCCACGACGGCGACCAAAGACACGGTCGCGCCGGCCGTTGCAATCACGATGGTCACGCCGACGGTTATTAACAGCGCTAACCAAAGCAGCGTCGGCGTTTCCGGCACGGCCGAAGCAGACGCCAGTATTACGCTGTCGGCCAGCAACGGCGCGAATTCGATCACCCCGTTGACGACCACCGCGGACTCCAATGGCAATTGGAGCGTGAGCAACATCGACGTGAGCACACTAGCGGACGGCACAATCATCTTCCGCGCCACCGCGAGCGACGCCGCCGGTAATCCCGCCAACGCGACGCAGGAGGCCACCAAGGATACGGTCGCTCCGGCAGTCACACTCGCCGATCCGCCCATAATCATTCTCGGCAACGAGACCAACTATGCCGTGAGCGGCACCGGCGAAGCCGGCGCGACGGTGGCGATTGTCATCGGCGACGGCACGAACCCCAACATCACGCCGGCGGCGGCAACCGTCGGCCAGGACGGCCTGTGGACGATCGCCGGCATCGACCTGAGCGGCTTGTCGGACGGCACGATCACTTTTACGGTCTCCGCAACCGATGCCGCGGCCAACACTTCGGCGCCGACCTCGAAGACCGCACAGAAAATCACCACAGCGCCGGAAGTTGCGCTGTCCGAAGTCACCGACCCCATCGGCATCGACAATCAGCATTCGACCACCGCCAGCGGCACGAGCGAAGAAGGCGTGACGATTTCCGTGGTGGCCAGCGACGGCACGCACACGACCGCTCCCAAATCGGTCGTCGTGGGCAATTCCGGCACATGGACGATCGTGGACATCGACGTCAGCGCTTTGGACGACGGCACGATTACCTATACGGCCACTGCCACCGATATCATCGGCAACACGGCAACGAGCGACCTGACCGCGACCAAGACGACGGTGGCCATTACCTCGGTCACCGATCCGATCAACGCCGCAAATCAAGCCAGCGTTTCGGCCGCCGGTGTCGGCGAGCCGAACGCCAGCATCGCGCTCACGATCGATGACGGCGACGACCAAACCGCGCCGATTCAAACCACAGGCTCCATCGATCTTAATGGCGATTGGTCCATCTCGGGGATCGATGTCAGTTCTCTCACCGATGGCACGCTCACCTTCACGGTGACCGCCACCAGCGCCAATGACAACACGGCCTCGAAGAGCCTCACCGCCGCCAAGGATACAGTCGCTCCGGCGGTCGATATTACCTCGGTCACCGATCCGATCGTTTCCGCGAATCTCGCGAGCGTCGCCGTCAGTGGCACGGGGGAAGCTGGCGCAAGCGTGACCGTGGTGATTGGCGACGGCGCCAACTCGGACATTACTCCGCCAGCGGTGACGGTGGGCGAGGACGGCCACTGGACGATCGCCGGCATCGACGTTAGCTCGCTCGCCGACGGCGCGATTACCTTCATGGCCGTGGCCACGGATAACGTCGGCAATTCGTCTGCCCCGGCCACAGCGACGGCCACGAAAGACACTGTCGCGCCCGAGCTAAGCATTGGCGATGTCACCGACCCCATCGGGCTGGCGAATTACCATTCGACGGCGATCCAGGGCACCGGCGAAGCAGGAGCATCCGTCAAAGTGATTGCCACGGATGGAACCACTTCGACCAGTGAATTCACCACCACCGTCGGTCAAGATGGCAACTGGTCGATTTCCGGCATCGACGTCGGCACCTTAAACGACGGCACGATCACTTACCACGTGACCGCGACGGATGAGGCAGGCAATGAGACGGACGGAAGCGCGACGGCCACCAAAGCGACGGTCGCCATTACGTCGGCGACCGATCCGGTCAACGGCAGCAACGTCGCGCACATTGCCATCGGCGGCACGGGCGAGGTGGACGCAGCCATCGCCGTCGTCGTCACGGACGGTACCACCACGACCAGCCAATACACCACGACCATCGATGCGGGGGGCACTTGGTCGATTTCGGACATGGATGCGAGCGCGTTGGCGGACGGCACGATCACCTACATGGTGACGGCGACCGACAGCGGCAGCCATTCGGCCACGGCCAGTAAGACCGCTCTCAAAGACACGGAGCCGCCGGCGCTGAGGGTACTCGACTATACCCATCCGATCGGAATTGGAAACCAGCACAGCTTGACAGTTCAAGGCATTGCCTCTCCAGAAGCCATCGTCTCCGTGTTCGTTACCGATGGCACGAACTCAACGACCGTGCTCACCACGATGGCCGATCCGGATCATACCGAATTCACCATCTCCGGCATCGACGTCAGCGCATTGGCGGATGGCCAAGTCACTTACAAGGTGACGGCGACCGATCCAGCGGGCAACGAGCGCACGGACGACAAAGAGACCGGCAAATCGACGGTTGCAATCACTGCTGTCACCGATCCGATCATTCTCACGAATGCCACGACGACCTCGATCGTCGGAACCGGCGAAGCAAACGCCGACATCTCGGTTGTGGCCAGCGACAGCGACAGCGCAACCACCACGGAATATACCACGACGATCAACGCCGACGGCAATTGGTCCATTGCCAATATCGACGTCAGCGCCTTGAAAGACGGCGTCATCACCTATACGGCGACCGCCACCGATGCCGACAGCAATTCGGCGACCAGCAGCAAGACCGCAACCAAGAATACCGTCGCCATCACCATGGTCACCGATCCGATCAACGCGGCCAACCAGGCGAGCGTTTCGATCGGTGGAACTAGCGCAGTTGGGGCGATCGTCGCAGTCGCAATTAGCGACGGGGTCAATCCCGAGATCACCGGGCAAACCGTCATTGTTGACGGCAGCGGCCATTGGTCGATCGAGGGTGTCGATGTCACCGCGCTTGCCGACGGCGAGCTGACCTTTACGGCAACGGCGACCTTGGGCGCAAACGTCGGGCACGCCACGATGACCGCCACCAAAGACGTCGTCGCTCCTTCCATCGTGATTACATCGGCCACCAATCCCATCGGTACGCCGACCCAATCGAATACGACGGCCAGCGGTACGACCGAAGCCGGAGCGACCATCGTCTTGTATGTCACCGATGCACTCGAGATGACCACAACCTACAACGGCATCGCCGATGGCAGCGGCCATTGGACCATTTCCGGCATCGACGTCAGCGCCCTGAACGATGGCGCTGTGGGATTCGTCGCGACCGCCACGGATTTGGCTGGGAATACTTCTTTAGAAGGCGTGCGTTTGGCCTACAAGGACACGGTAGCGCCAACGGTCGAAATGACGCTGGTCACCGAAGTGATCGATTTCACCAACTTCCACAATACTTCCGCCAGTGGAACCGTAGAGTCCGGCGCGATTGTCTCGGTCGTCGCCAGCGACGGAACGAACTCGACCGCTCCTGTAACGGCTGTCGTGGAGAATGACGGCAGTTGGTCGGCAACCGGGATCGACGTCAGCCTGTTGCTGGGCGGCGTCATCACATTCACCGCCACCGCCACCGACTCCGCCGGAAACACCGCCACCGACAGTCTAACGGCAATGCTGGCGACGGTTTCGATCACTTCGGTCACGGATCCGATTGTGCCGACGAACGACGACACGACGACCGCCAGCGGCACCGGCTCTCCAGGCGCTGCAATTGCACTGAAAGCGAGCGATGCATCGAGTGCGGCAACGAGCGAATACACGACGACGATTGCGATCGACGGCACATGGACCATTAGTGACATTGACGTGAGCATGCTCGTCGATGGCCAAATTACTTATACTGCGACGGCCACATTCGGAGCCGAGACGTCGGTCTCCACCAAGACGGCGACCAAAGACACGACTCCACCGACGCTAACCATCGATGCCGACAGCGTCACGAATCCGATCAACATCGTCAACGCAGCGAGCACTTCGCTTTCCGGCACGGTCGAACCTGGTTTGCTCGTCGCGGTCACGGTCACCGATGGAATAACCATACTCGGTCCGTTTGCAGCCGTTGTCGAACCGGACGGCGCATGGGCGGCCGATGGCATCGATGTCAGCAGCCTGTTTGATTCCACACTGACCTATTCCGTCACGGCCACCGACGCCGCTGGGAACTCGACTCAAACGAGCCGAACTGCCAATAAGGAAACGGTCGCGCCAAACGTCACGGGCCTTACGCTAACCGATCCGAATCCGACTTTGGAGCTTACCGTCCACTTTACGGTCGTGTTTAGCGAAGCGGTAACGGGCGTTGGCACGAGTAGCTTTACGACAGTTCCGGGTGGCGACGTGTTAGGTGCTTCGATTGACAACG
The genomic region above belongs to Pirellulales bacterium and contains:
- a CDS encoding peptidylprolyl isomerase, with amino-acid sequence MGFRSWRPIRTNSKKQLQRRNEKRRRGYVARQYEHLLFEPLEWRQLLTVTLAPIAGSDAGGVFKIPSGKVLYVPLTGADTGNTVSYSATSSDSQVQVHVMDGNPTLQLQVHGTRSGGATFSGTLNIELFDNLAHDTVQTISNLVNSGVYNGKQFYRIVPNFVIQGGLQGSPAEPQFPDEFNALLSFNSPGLLAMANPGNPDKNTSEFFVTDIDLPLSSDPQHLNFRHNIFGQLTSGFNTYQDIMNAQGITSDNSTPSPAVIIDSATIVGGGDQSAVLQVIVPNDFTGVSSINVTATSSDTSTAAQSFNINAAPATTPTDSQPIILAPVTDKLTTTNAPISFPISASVLSGVTLDSTPFSVTGSDEFRSTPQHVTVQVTPGANNTATVTLTPAAGFTGSIDLVLHADDSALNYHDAMRFALNVVAPVAMTSHTNPVNVSTGPTASVGGTGEPDATISVVVSDGTHSTNPQTTTVAQDGTWSIGGINLSSFDSGNITYTATDTTNNTTPATASAVFDVTSPTVVISPVGPINNTNVANFTVNGTGEVGSTISLVVSDGSTTAGPLTTTVNDAGNWTISNINLTSLLDGTITMTATATDAGDNSAQDSEIVTKDVVAPDVSITTASNPITLENITTASISGTGEVDATITLVITDGTHSTDPLTTTVAGNGTWSFAGVDLKDLDDGTITYQATAADAAGNEASDTSDAVKLAVAVTAFTNPINLANVASASIGGTGAADVEISVEISDGNAGHTPITETATIGSNGLWSITGIDLSALDDGTITYKVTATDAEENSVELTRTALMDVVAPAIAITGVTNPINASNASNVVVSGTTDVGATVVVKASINGNETGTVNATVDSNGQWTATIDVGSLADGTLSFTATATDAVANSAADTETAAKDTVAPVVTISSATDPITSGNQSNASISGNVTGTGSEATTITVVINDNDGSTPAVTRTATVSSDGSWSITDVDLTSLDDGQITYSVTAADVAGNASAPATLNAVKSVADNSLSGFAYVDADGDKQKDTNEAILGGILVTLLGVDPGGNPIPSQTTTTASDGSYHFDNLPAGTYTLREAQPSQFKSSGATAGNLGGQAAIDIITQIVISGGQDGTDYNFGEKGLKSSLVTINDFLASTPPAQERYNNAVANGTSTATVESIAKLDADPANGSQVRYTVTFNRNVSGVDAADFQVIAPGNHVTGASIASVSGSGKTYTVTVNTGTGSGMLGLALRDNDSILDSNSGKLGGTGTGNGDFVAPYYNVSKALNVSIDQPAAINSANQHNISASGTAEANSTVKLTISNGANSLAERQTTANNSGNWTISNIDVSTLPEGTITFSATATVGSVTSAPATKTTSKDTVAPAVAITSATNPIGDAQDQNVNVSGTVEVGSTVSVVATDGTTTTSAVSATVDASGNWSIAGFNVSSLQDGSITFTATATDAAGNTATGSTTATKDTVAPAVAITMVTPTVINSANQSSVGVSGTAEADASITLSASNGANSITPLTTTADSNGNWSVSNIDVSTLADGTIIFRATASDAAGNPANATQEATKDTVAPAVTLADPPIIILGNETNYAVSGTGEAGATVAIVIGDGTNPNITPAAATVGQDGLWTIAGIDLSGLSDGTITFTVSATDAAANTSAPTSKTAQKITTAPEVALSEVTDPIGIDNQHSTTASGTSEEGVTISVVASDGTHTTAPKSVVVGNSGTWTIVDIDVSALDDGTITYTATATDIIGNTATSDLTATKTTVAITSVTDPINAANQASVSAAGVGEPNASIALTIDDGDDQTAPIQTTGSIDLNGDWSISGIDVSSLTDGTLTFTVTATSANDNTASKSLTAAKDTVAPAVDITSVTDPIVSANLASVAVSGTGEAGASVTVVIGDGANSDITPPAVTVGEDGHWTIAGIDVSSLADGAITFMAVATDNVGNSSAPATATATKDTVAPELSIGDVTDPIGLANYHSTAIQGTGEAGASVKVIATDGTTSTSEFTTTVGQDGNWSISGIDVGTLNDGTITYHVTATDEAGNETDGSATATKATVAITSATDPVNGSNVAHIAIGGTGEVDAAIAVVVTDGTTTTSQYTTTIDAGGTWSISDMDASALADGTITYMVTATDSGSHSATASKTALKDTEPPALRVLDYTHPIGIGNQHSLTVQGIASPEAIVSVFVTDGTNSTTVLTTMADPDHTEFTISGIDVSALADGQVTYKVTATDPAGNERTDDKETGKSTVAITAVTDPIILTNATTTSIVGTGEANADISVVASDSDSATTTEYTTTINADGNWSIANIDVSALKDGVITYTATATDADSNSATSSKTATKNTVAITMVTDPINAANQASVSIGGTSAVGAIVAVAISDGVNPEITGQTVIVDGSGHWSIEGVDVTALADGELTFTATATLGANVGHATMTATKDVVAPSIVITSATNPIGTPTQSNTTASGTTEAGATIVLYVTDALEMTTTYNGIADGSGHWTISGIDVSALNDGAVGFVATATDLAGNTSLEGVRLAYKDTVAPTVEMTLVTEVIDFTNFHNTSASGTVESGAIVSVVASDGTNSTAPVTAVVENDGSWSATGIDVSLLLGGVITFTATATDSAGNTATDSLTAMLATVSITSVTDPIVPTNDDTTTASGTGSPGAAIALKASDASSAATSEYTTTIAIDGTWTISDIDVSMLVDGQITYTATATFGAETSVSTKTATKDTTPPTLTIDADSVTNPINIVNAASTSLSGTVEPGLLVAVTVTDGITILGPFAAVVEPDGAWAADGIDVSSLFDSTLTYSVTATDAAGNSTQTSRTANKETVAPNVTGLTLTDPNPTLELTVHFTVVFSEAVTGVGTSSFTTVPGGDVLGASIDNVSGSGDTYTVTVSFGGGAGTIGLNVNDVDQIFDLSGNPLGGLGDHNGDFTGEVYTVGDLSSAKNVFDFGAVGDGVADDTAAIQAAIDAAIADGGGVVYIPAGTFAVSASLVVQEASNVHIIGAGKGQTVLVSAPDLGSYTFHGTSTAAVILLSESNHCSVRNLTVDKRGETSTYNGISLWYGFAGGGTPSSNCDIVDCEVLSSGTHYSYQIWLLNAQHSRVLNCTVDGGKDVPDLGDDSSDGIEAFGGYDIEIRGNNVKRVDGIGIHLFQDPLLSDASHDTIVVTDNVVETCFRGIGGPIAVGTHNVTIANNTITGSIGRGIGFTSNSAVVIEKLNILNNEIENCNEGVTIFSTGGPIMSDVLIDGNTVTGTTSTNTGAIYLQGCNNVQVSNNQISNTTLQSIRLNSCDQIQILDNTCDNSGTEAASKHVQIWTSSNVLIQDNWFGKIGVAGSVIRTDGSSSNINLVDNTFDNSGGLQSWAAFFADVTGGSIVGNQLVNESDFYAPAWVIYPSSSNITFNNNDGM